A section of the Acanthochromis polyacanthus isolate Apoly-LR-REF ecotype Palm Island chromosome 1, KAUST_Apoly_ChrSc, whole genome shotgun sequence genome encodes:
- the mavs gene encoding mitochondrial antiviral-signaling protein, with the protein MSFVDDKLYNGYLRRNMPTIVSKVKVREIMVHLPCLTSHDRETIEAKRETSGNFQGMVLLLDCLKRRENWPEQFIEALEACEHTTIAADIRREYNALRGNNSNPSSPPTNVVRAHVHPPPSDSRLPVPETDAAPAASAVVEAPPSPPEPAVQTPPPLETPQQLQVAQTPAPAAAKVVPQAVSPPEPVAEPPQPTQTEVQPPPSTPPPSPVIPHTQVTTPPLQQRDVNSHQEPEENSESDIPDQVSSGNGEVAVDSTITPNRVVQNEADTPSHQDQLQTAAATEETPPWSPSPAQIDSDGSSFLTLTPEKPPVQDTTPPVNVIPATVLQPEETSEPAATQVVEKSPQTETAAPTSPDRVAAAGGVDISLNGDNSVCLSKPGQLVSVQPEHHSSPTAPASVSPYSGNSDRLEVSEATLEPYSGNNDRLDISEAALDAVSSPACSAIQNPVAESPYQENGVALNHNEPEENHYESPSLGVLEHVVQVSEAPSVPNLDGQTSAPQIQINGEAAKEFTSAPPLSTNADTVSGLNAASCEPAAADNSHEKNSDDKATLQANLNQSANTKYILTAVGVGACALLAVWKFKS; encoded by the exons ATGTCTTTCGTCGACGACAAATTGTACAATGGATACTTGCGGCGGAACATGCCCACCATTGTCAGCAAGGTGAAAGTGAGAGAAATAATGGTCCATCTGCCCTGCCTGACTTCTCACGACAGG GAAACTATAGAAGCAAAAAGAGAGACTAGTGGGAATTTTCAAGGCATGGTGCTTCTCCTGGATTGTctaaagagaagagaaaactgGCCGGAGCAGTTCATCGAGGCGCTCGAAGCATGTGAGCATACGACTATCGCAGCTGACATCAGAAGAGAATACAACGCTCTGAGAGGCAACA ATTCCAACCCCAGCTCTCCTCCAACGAATGTCGTGAGGGCACACGTCCATCCTCCGCCATCTGACAGCCGTTTGCCAGTTCCAGAGACTgatgctgctcctgctgcttctgctgttgttgaagctcctccatctcctccagaGCCAGCCGTTCAGACTCCACCTCCTCTGGAAACCCCACAGCAGCTGCAAGTCGCCCAAAccccagcaccagcagcagcaaaggTAGTTCCCCAAGCAGTTTCCCCACCTGAGCCTGTCGCTGAACCTCCACAGCCAACTCAAACTGAAGTGCAACCTCCACCGTCGACACCTCCTCCATCGCCTGTCATCCCCCACACTCAGGTGACCACACCTCCCCTGCAGCAAAGAGATGTCAACTCCCACCAGGAGCCGGAGGAAAACTCCGAATCGGACATCCCCGATCAGGTGAGCTCAGGAAACGGCGAGGTTGCAGTCGATTCCACGATCACCCCGAATCGGGTTGTGCAGAATGAAGCAGACACTCCGTCCCACCAGGACCAActccaaacagcagcagccacagaGGAGACCCCACCATGGAGTCCATCTCCAGCTCAGATAGACTCAGATGGATCCTCCTTCCTCACTTTGACCCCAGAGAAGCCTCCAGTCCAGGACACCACCCCTCCGGTCAACGTAATTCCTGCTACTGTCCTGCAGCCTGAAGAGACTTCTGAACCTGCTGCTACACAG GTTGTTGAAAAGAGCCCACAGACTGAAACTGCAGCTCCAACCTCCCCTGAtcgtgttgctgctgctggtggagtTGACATCTCCCTTAATGGTGACAACTCTGTGTGTCTCAGCAAACCTGGACAACTGGTCAGCGTCCAACCAGAACATCACAGCAGTCCTACTGCCCCTGCATCCGTCTCTCCCTACTCTGGTAACAGCGATCGCCTGGAGGTAAGCGAAGCTACTCTGGAGCCTTACTCTGGTAACAACGATCGCCTGGACATAAGCGAAGCTGCTCTGGACGCTGTGAGCTCTCCTGCCTGCTCTGCCATCCAGAATCCAGTCGCAGAGTCGCCATACCAGGAGAACGGCGTCGCCCTCAACCACAACGAACCCGAGGAGAACCACTACGAGTCTCCGAGCCTGGGGGTTCTGGAGCACGTGGTGCAAGTATCCGAGGCGCCGTCCGTCCCGAACCTGGACGGCCAAACCTCGGCGCCGCAGATTCAAATCAACGGCGAAGCAGCCAAAGAATTCACCTCTGCACCACCGCTGTCCACTAATGCTGATACCGTATCGGGTCTAAACGCCGCCTCCTGTGAGCCGGCAGCAGCTGATAACTCGCATGAGAAGAATTCAGACGACAAGGCGACTCTTCAGGCCAATCTGAACCAGTCTGCCAACACAAAGTACATTCTGACTGCTGTGGGAGTGGGAGCCTGTGCCCTGCTGGCAGTGTGGAAGTTCAAGAGTTAA